ATAGTTGTGCTGTGTTTTGTATGGAATCAATAATGGGCAGAAGGGTATGTAGCCGAGGATGTAGCTGGGATTTGATGGAAGCCAAGGCAACCACATCTTGTAAAGCACATCTGGAGTTTATATACATGTAGAAAGAGGGAGGGGAGAATAGAAAATGCTATGCTAGAGCAGCTCAGCTTTACTGGCCGCCGTTGGCACGTCGGAGTCGGGAATAATTATGGCCACATGCAACTATACCTCCTGAGTCAATTGATTTACTTGGCATTGACCCGAGCCGAGTCGGGAAGAAGCCCCATCACTCCCACATCTCCGATGGCGCTTTACAATAATTCCATTTAAGCCCTGATGCATGTAATCATGCAAAGACGACTATGAGCCCAGGCAATACCGCGGGAATACATTAAACCAGGCCTATAACGATAATGTCTCTGGcactttttaatattataaccCACTACAgggattatattattaagcGACTACTATTTTAAGGACCCGCTTCTGACTCGTATTATAAGGCTAGTCAGAAATTTACCAAGAGAGTAAAGTGgtatataattataattttatatacAAAGATcacttatatatatatatatataaaagagatAAGCGTGTACGCTAAATCGCTTCGACACGATATCGTTATAAACCTGCTTTACTGCACATTACAGACTCAAGTCTATGAAGCTGAAATGTCGCGGCAAGCGAGTCATGCAAGCTGGCAGATGCTTGTAGAACGGCGTCAGGTCGTACGGCACTTGTAGTTTCACATGCCGGGAATGTGGGCTTAAAAGGCCCCAGCCTGGTTgtttattactattattagCATCCTTATCTCGGGAGCCTAGCAAGCGAAATAACTACTTCATGCTACCAGAGACTCGTGAGCAGTATACcaatataagttaattaataaaccTATAACTAGTTATATTAACTCGGATTTATGGGATACTGCCGGCATACCTTAACATTTTGCCAACAAAGGCGcataagtattattaatcGTTGCGGAAATGCCTCGAGTCACGCTCAAGGCAAACTCCGTCGTAAAGTTCCTGCTGCGTGGTGTGCACCTCACCATAaaacggccatggcagcctAGACAAACTAATACAAGTCCCCTacttgcttcaatgttctaTTATAATTCTACCAGACATCTTTGACAAGTCTCGGGTTCCTTGTCATCAGCCTCCAGAATCGCAAACAAATATGAAGATTTCCATCACCCACCTTGCTCTTCTCGGGCTGAGTTGCGCACAGCTACGAATCAGCGGCAGAGCGCCCCAGGGTCCAGAGCCGCCGAGCAAGCAAATTCTTGATGCCATAAAGGACGGCATGAAGGATTGGGGACCGGCCGGGTCGCTCAAGCCCCCCAAGGACGGACCCAAAGCCCCCATCAAGAACATGATAGGCGGCTTGCCGGAGCTTCACAACCCCAAGCCAGGCAGTTCGGATTGGAGGGAAGACACTCTCAAGGGGCCTAGAAAGAAGCCCGGCAAGACGTACCCAAACAGCAACCCATGCTCGAAGCGTGATGTAGCATGCGACTACGGCCCAAGCAGCTCAAACAGCCCCagtgacaagggcaaagtCAAGGGCAAGGGAAAAGTCGGAGCCTCAGTCTTGAACATCCAGGGCGGCAAATTCATCGACTTCTTCTCCGAGTTGGACCCGGAAGCCTTTGGCCCCCTTATCAAGGCAATCGAGGACGGCGAAATTACAGTTGCCGATATTGAAATGGCTCTGAAGCGTGCCATCTCGGAGACCATGAAGCAGCGCTGGGCTGATTTCGAAAGCGCCGAAAAGGCAGCTGAGACTCTGAAGAATATTGCGTTTGATATATTCGCGACGGCCCGTTACGCAACGCCGCCCGGGTTCTGGCACGACGTCGTCAAGAACCTACCCCCTATTGCCAAGGAAATTCACAACGCAAAGACTCCCGAGGAAAAGCTAGAAATCGCCAACAAGAATATCAACGAAGTCGTGACGATATGGTCATACACGCCCGTTGGCGCGTTTAATGAGAACATTATGAAAGAGGTAGCCAAGGGAACACCCACGACTACGGCGGTCGCCGTGTCGGTCAACAAGTTGTGGTCGTACACCCCTTTGGGTTGGCTCATTAATCAGATCGCGCCTATTGATAGTTGGATacgcggcgacgacgaccaggTTGCggagccgaagccgaagaagaGACCGGATCCGCCGAAGAAGAACCTCAAGCCTCCGGTTGCCACGTGGGGGAAGTGCAAGGTGAGTCTGAAGCACGTCGTGACCTCGGTGGCTGCTACAAAGCTGATATCGATACTCTAGTGCATCCTATCCAGGCCTCCTGCCAGGGGCGACAAGTGCGCAAACACCTGCAGGGCCGTGAGGGCCCTGGGCGGCTGGAAATAAACCGGTGACGGCTCATGTTGGCAGAGATTTCGGGGCGTTTAGTCTGAGCTGTTGGGTGTCATGTGTGTGATGGGTCGTAGACAGTAACCAGGTGATTGGGTCGAGCCAAAAGTGTGCGCTTGCGATTATTGTAGTGGTTGTGAGATTAAGAGCTAAGAAGCTAGAGTCCATTTAAGAGAAAGAAGGGTACTGTGCCTGTATGGCCTATGTTATGGGGGTAGTTGGTGGAATCGAATTACTGTTCTCTCGGGTCTTGTGTCGTTTAACGTGATCCAACGTCGAGAGCTTTCACCACTTACACCGTCAACCGGTCCATCCCGTGACCTACCCTGCAGTCTGCAGCTGGGCCATAATCTAACAGCCCAAGCATTGGGGACCGTTACTATCTAGCCCCTATTGGGACATTATAGCAGCCACGATGTCTTAGCGTTCAAGATGCCGtgagagaagagagaaagtGTTAAATGGAGTTTTTTGTTGTAACAGAACCGGGTGACTAACCGAAAAATAGATTGCATTgcagagaagaagattgatAAGCTTACGCTGGCAACCTAACTGCGGGGTGTACGGGGGCCGTAGGTCCCACGTAGTTTTATAGAAATGATTCGAATTTATCCAAGTTTAACGGTGGCTTATACCATGagccatcatggacaagTTGCATCAACATCGAATTGATGTGTCGACTTCTCCACACGAGTGTAAACTCGGCCGAGTGGGAGCGGGTGTGCCTTTTCCCTGGTGGCAGGCCATTGCGACGATCAAGTGCCACGATTTTGGTAGCAAGAATACAATAATGAGTTGACAACGCCGGTGTATCATCTAGACGCTGCCGTTTCATCAAGGTAATTTGAGGTGCACAGCCGTCGGTCGGATATTGTCCGGACCTAGAAGCAGAAAAGTGGGCCGACAGCGTCCTgcaatcttcttctttgcaacAATGGAGCCAGCCCATGTTGAGCTGGGGCCCCTCCGTGTGTGGAGATTTTACAATTCCTGATTGGCCAGAACGCTCTGCCGACCCAGCGGTGGGCACCCTTCCGATCGCCAGCCATGAATGGTTTGGAGAAAACAAAGGAGGGCCGCTGCACCTGAGTGCCGGGCCGAGGGCGATTGTGGTCGAAGCTCCAGGTGGAATCTCCAGCAGTTCAAGTTGGGCGCCGCGATGACGCAATGACCTCATCACTCGGACACGGTAAACCAGACGCGGATAGAGATTGCGGCCATTAGCGCCTGATGCaggtccagtctggtccagTCTGATGCAAGTTGCCCAAGAGAGGGAAACAACGGGCCACTCGTCACTCCACCTGCCCAGACGCTTTTGCTTGGCATTCATTCCATCACTGGTCTCTAGCTCGTGCTACTTTGTGACAACAAATTACCAGCACCGCCCAGCTCGATTTGACTTTTTGAACTTTGCACGAAACaatcccccccccttctccccCTTTCCCTCCCTCTTGTCCGTCAGGCCTGCTGCGCAATCGCTTCGCCCAACTTCTCAGTCGGAATCTTCTTTGCAGCAATTTCGTGTAGCTTGACCGGTCGTTGAACGTTGTTACCATGGGGGAGGCAGACAGCTACGCCAACGGTGGCAACGAACGAGGCCCACCGCAGCAATGGGGCCAGCAACAGTATGGCCAGCCCTACGGTCAACCGCAACAGTCCTACGGTCAGCAGCCATATCAACAACAGCAGTACCAGCAGCAATaccagcagccgccgcctcaGGGCTATTACAACCAGTCGCAGGATCAGAATCAGAACGGTTAtcaccagccgccgccgccagatcAGTAcggcgcgccgccgccgtacAGTTTCAACCCGCCCAAGGGCAATGACCCCAACTACTCCTTCGATCAGGCCTTCAAGGTCGAGAAACCAAAGTGGAATGATCTCTGGGCTGGAATCCTCGTGAGTATTGGCGCGCATTGACACGCCCCGACGCGTCCTCGCACGTTTTGATCACTTCCAAGTCGCTAACTTGGCCGCTGCCcagctcatcctcgtctttgccggcttcgtcgccgtctcaATCATTTCCATTCGAGGCTATGTCACCGGCTCACGTGGCAACGGCATCTACGGCGGCGCCAATAATTTTTCTCTGAATAATAACACCATCATCCTTTTCGCCTTGGGCCTCGTCGTTGCCTTCGTCCTGTCCTGGGGCTACGTCGCCGTCGCGCGCATCTTCCCCAAGCAATTCATTTGGATCACGGGCATTCTGAACATTTGCTGGGCTATAGGAACCGCCATCTATTATCTCTATAAAAAGTACTGGTCCGCTGGCATTGTTTTCCTCATCTTTGGACTGTTTACGGCCTTTGCCTTCTACACCTGGATCTCTCGCATACCCTTTTCCGCCCTGATGCTCAAGACGAGCATCACTGTCAGCAAAAAATATGGCCATGTCTATCTTGTGTCCTTGATCGGTGGACTCTTGGCTACCGCATTTGCTGCCTGGTTCTCCGTCACCTTGACAGCCGTCTACGTGACGTATGAACCATCGGCTAATAACCCCAAGTGCGGCGCCGATGGCTCAGGCTGCAGCAAGGCCACAGTCATTGGCTTGGTCGTCTTTATCACTTTTGCCATGTATTGGATTTCTGAGTGGCTCAAGAACACGATTCACACCATCATCTCTGGTGTCTACGGCACCTGGTATTTCTGCGTGCACAACTTTCCCAAGGGTGCCACGCGCGGATCCGCCAAGCGTGCGCTTACCTACAGCTTCGGGTCCATCAGTTTGGGTAGCTTGCTCGTCGCTATTATTCAGTTCCTCCGTCAGTTGTGCTCCGTTGCCAGGCAGCAGGCCGGTGACCAAGGCGGTGTCGGCGGCATGATTGGATATGTCATTTTCTGCATTCTCGGCTGTCTGATTGCTCTGCTCGAATGGGCCCTGCAGTTCCTGAACAGATATGCTTTCTGCCATATTGCACTGTACGGCAAGGCCTACATCCCTGCGGCCAAGGACACTTGGAACATGATCAAGGATCGCGGCATTGACGCGCTGATCAACGTATGTATTATTGCTACTTGTagctcgtcgtcatcccGCTAACATGATGTGTGTTTGTTAGGAATGTCTTATTGGTCCCGTTCTTTCCTTTGGTGCCATGTTTATCGCCTTTGCTACTTCGCTGTTCGCCTATCTGTACCTGGAATTCACCAATCCAGCATACAACAGAGATGGGGGCTTTACCGCCGTCATTATGGCGTTTGCATTCCTCATTGGTTTCCAAATTGCGCTTATTTTCACCACACCGATTTCGAGCGGCATTGACACAATATTTGTCGCGTCCGGTTGGGACCCGCAAGTCATGATTAATGACCACCCAGAACTGTACCAGGAGATGGTCAGACTGTACCCCAAGGTGCAGCAGGCTATTCAGGTGCGATAATCAACTAGTAGTGGCTGCCAAATGGTGGCCTGAGGCAGGAGGATCGATGAGAATGATGGAGATTGGGAATGATACCATGGGTGACGGTGATTTGTAGTGACGTCTTTTCTCTGTGTAATTGTTTATTAATAGTCTAGAAGTAACTTTATGTCATTGTCCTTTGCGATGTAAAATGAAGGTACAGAGACACCGAATGTAGTATCTGGCCTAGTACTTGCTTTTAACACAGCAAGTGACCATGTATCGTGTATGGTTCGACGAAATTCTCAAACTCCACGGGCACAGAACTTCCTTTGTGATACCCGGCACCAGGCTGCCAGCTACCCAGCCAGCATCTAACCGCATGTCTTTATCGGTCGCAAGGAACAACTGTACAGTTGGGTGTGTATGTACTTGGTAGTATACAGCAACGAGACCCATGGCGGATGTGGCAATGTACGGCGGCTGCACGACTAGCCAATTGTTCAGCGGCAGATCAAATGAAACCATTGCGTACGCTCAAGTCTCAATCATCGTTCGTGCTTCAAGGGGAACCGATGCAAGAAAAAAACTCGACTCAGCATTCTCCCGTTCAATAGGCCAGACTACGCCGGCGAGGCCGTGGACATGAATGGCCGGTGTGTCGAATGTTTGTGATGATTTGCATGGGTGGGTGGGACGTGGAGCAAGACTGGGAAATTATTACGTCGAGAAGGGGTTTGAGCTTGATGGAAATGAGGGACTTGAAGATGGGGTTGCTGGATTTATATGTCCTGTCACTTGTCACATTTTGTCTTTCTGCTCGGTTTGAGTTGGATCGCTTATGCGAACCGGATGCCGAATGCCGAATGACTATTGCCGTGTGCATGAGAAACATGGCGTCGGAAGTGGCTGGCTGTCAGTTTGGAGCGGGTGTGCCGGCTGTCGGTCTGATGCTACTTTGACAGAAATGCTGCCGCTGTGCGATTTTATCTGCTGACTTGGTGTGTGAGCAAGTTGTATTTGGCCGGTTTGCCTCGCTTGATGGACCGAACATGGATTGTTCGCGTGTCAGTGACGCAGTtgaaggatgatgatgtggtgTTTGGAGAGTCACATGTGCCCTACTCTTGTGAAAATGGGTGGAATTCGGATTGACAAGGGAGAAGACTAGCACATGGGAGTTTCgtttggccaagatgcgtCATGGCTCACCGGCTTCTCAGCCTTTCTCCTGCTCTGGATAATCAAAAGGGCCGCTTAGCGTCTGACGATACTCACATAGACTCTTACACGTGTGATGAGCTTACTGAGGCTTGTTGAGCGAGACAAGTAAGACAAGCCATTGACTCGTGACACATGCCGTATTGGACGTTTTCCCCGAGGTTTGAGCAATGTCTTGCACGTCCGTGTCGTACTGCgaagtagtactccgtatgtgaTACGTTTCTTTTCATGTCAAGTCTCGGCAGCTGCCCGTTTATGGAGATCAGAAATTATCGCTTCaatgtgtacggagtacctcaAGGGTAAAGAGTTATAAATACAGCATGTTTTCCGTCGCTGTTGGGAATTCTTTGTCCAGCCTAAACTGGTCACACACTCATCATCATTTCCCCTATTGCTTTTCTTGGCTAGCATTATGAGGCCATCAAACTACCTTTGTGCGCTCAGTCTAGTATACCCCCTGGCTGCGGCCAAGGACTATACTTGTATTGACCATTAATACCCATGGCCTGGCATCCGAGGTCGACTGTCACGAGGAAGCGGATACCACCTCCAAAGTCGTGAAGGAATTTTATGAAAGTAACCCAGTCGAAGTCGTGTGCAAGAAGACCGTAGACACGGGGTAGGTACCACGTACTCAACGCCAGCTTGGGAGATATTATAACAGCAATTATAGCTCTGGGACTGCTGTTTATTATcgcgccgtcgaggactGCTACTTCGGCTACGGTTGGACAGCTGGATGTGACCCGAACGGAATACCCGAGTGTAGCGGATAAATCGCATCCAACTGCGTCTGAAATAGCCTCCTCCTGTGGGTATTGCTCCAAGGTTACTGGTCAAGTGATGGCGGGAACACGGTGCAGCTATCGCGAACAATGATGTTGGTCGGGACCAAGAAGTGAAGACGGATAGACGGACTGACTATGGGCAAAATCATGCCGAGGAAGCTATGAAGAGAAAAAGTAGGCAGCTATTTCTCTACATGACACATGAGAAAAATGTTTAAATTTGAATGACTAAATCAAAGACTCT
The DNA window shown above is from Metarhizium brunneum chromosome 1, complete sequence and carries:
- the PNS1 gene encoding Protein PNS1; this encodes MGEADSYANGGNERGPPQQWGQQQYGQPYGQPQQSYGQQPYQQQQYQQQYQQPPPQGYYNQSQDQNQNGYHQPPPPDQYGAPPPYSFNPPKGNDPNYSFDQAFKVEKPKWNDLWAGILLILVFAGFVAVSIISIRGYVTGSRGNGIYGGANNFSLNNNTIILFALGLVVAFVLSWGYVAVARIFPKQFIWITGILNICWAIGTAIYYLYKKYWSAGIVFLIFGLFTAFAFYTWISRIPFSALMLKTSITVSKKYGHVYLVSLIGGLLATAFAAWFSVTLTAVYVTYEPSANNPKCGADGSGCSKATVIGLVVFITFAMYWISEWLKNTIHTIISGVYGTWYFCVHNFPKGATRGSAKRALTYSFGSISLGSLLVAIIQFLRQLCSVARQQAGDQGGVGGMIGYVIFCILGCLIALLEWALQFLNRYAFCHIALYGKAYIPAAKDTWNMIKDRGIDALINECLIGPVLSFGAMFIAFATSLFAYLYLEFTNPAYNRDGGFTAVIMAFAFLIGFQIALIFTTPISSGIDTIFVASGWDPQVMINDHPELYQEMVRLYPKVQQAIQVR